The following DNA comes from Mycobacterium sp. MS1601.
AGCGTGTCGTCGGAGTGATCAGCGTGGCGTTGGCCGCAGCGATGATCACCGGCGGGTGTACAAAGAAGAACGAAGAGGCCGCTCCGGCCACCACGGGAGGCGGCAGCGCCGAGCAGAGCCAGGGTGCGTCCGGCGAGGCGATCAAGGTCGCGTTCGTGCCGAAGCTGCAGGGCTCGCCCTACTTCGAGGCCATGGACTCCGGCGCCAAGAAGGCCGCCGCCGATCTCGGCAACATCGAATGGCTTTACCAGGGACCCACGTCCGCCGATGCCGCCGCACAGGCGCAGATCGTGCGTTCCTTCATCCAGCAGAACGTCGACGTCCTCGTGGTCGCCCCCAACGATCCCGACTCCATGGCGCCGCTGATGAAAGAGGCGCAGGACGCCGGCATCAACGTGCTGACCGCCGACACCGACGCGCCGAACTCGGTGCGCGAGGCGTTTGTCAACCAGGCCACCGCTGAAGGTATCGGCACCACCACCGCCGAGACGCTGATGCAGGCGATGGGCGGAACGGGCAAGTGGGCCATTGTGTCCTGCGGTGAGACCGCCGAGAACCTGAACTCCTGGATCGAGGTCGAAAAGGCCTACGTCGCGGAAAAGTACCCCGAGGCTGAACTCGTGGACGTGGTGTACTCCGGTGAAGACCAAGCCCGCGGCACGCAGATGTCCACCGACCTGATGAGCGCACATCCCGACCTCAAGGGCCTGATCGGGCAGTGCACCACCTCGGCTGTCGGTGTCGCCCAGGCGGTCAAGGACGCCGGCAAGATCGGGCAGGTGTTCACCGTCGGCGTCGGTACCCCGAAGTCGATGGCGCCGTACCTGGAAGACGGGTCCTCC
Coding sequences within:
- a CDS encoding autoinducer 2 ABC transporter substrate-binding protein; amino-acid sequence: MAISQRVVGVISVALAAAMITGGCTKKNEEAAPATTGGGSAEQSQGASGEAIKVAFVPKLQGSPYFEAMDSGAKKAAADLGNIEWLYQGPTSADAAAQAQIVRSFIQQNVDVLVVAPNDPDSMAPLMKEAQDAGINVLTADTDAPNSVREAFVNQATAEGIGTTTAETLMQAMGGTGKWAIVSCGETAENLNSWIEVEKAYVAEKYPEAELVDVVYSGEDQARGTQMSTDLMSAHPDLKGLIGQCTTSAVGVAQAVKDAGKIGQVFTVGVGTPKSMAPYLEDGSSSGSILWNVENLGYLTVWAGQQVASGTPFEADNKVSDDLPDVKWDEASKTLILGDPLLITTENVGEFDY